The DNA sequence TCGTGAATAAACCGCCCAATCTCAATGTTCTCATCCTCTTGATCAGGGGTAATTTGATGTTTGTTCAACCACACTTCTCGCTGACAAATAAAGTAATACCATATATCTGTCCCCGTCACTGGCATTTCCTGATCCCCATCTTTTGTCTGCAACTCTTCCACCGCTTTCACCTCCTAAAAGTTCCCTTAACAGACGCATTGGACAGCTTTTGAAACTTTACTAACTTTATTAGCGCAGTTAAATAAAGTTGTCATACTCCTCAAAGGGCGCCTTCAAACCGACCTGTGCGTCGTACGCATCGTTTCCATAAAGGCATGGCACTCGCTGCTGTAGAAAATCTTCTCTACTGGCGACTTGCAACGCTTTTTTGACTGGGACGTTTAACACGTAGTAACCGAACAAAATCATGAACTGTTTGCGTTCGTCAAATGACAGCTTCGCCATGTACGACTGATCAGCAAAACGATCATATACCTCATGACCGCTAAACACGTCGAACTTCTGCTGTAACGCAACAAACTTATTCGGTAACCATTGTCGCTCAGTATCAGTAGGGTCCCACGGTACAAACAACGGCAGTTTCAAATAGTCTGGGCCAAATGGTTGGAAGTCGGCAAGTTCTTCCCAACGGCCTTCATAAGCGCTACGAATGTGAGCAAGCACCGTTTCATACGTATTTTGACGAAACATTTCCTCGTAATACTGTTGCACGAGTTGTGTTAGTTCCGACTCGCTCCAGCGCGGCTTCGCCTCTATTAGCTCATCTGTAATTTGCCGCAATGCTTTAGCGTAAATGAACGTTCGCGTATTTGTCTTCCCGTGGCGCAAGAAAGGAAAGACAGTGATCGTTCCCTTTTTTCCACCTTCTGCGTGGCGGTTAACCCTTCCGGCCGCTTGCACGATCGACGGTAAAATCGGCAATGCCCGCGCGACGTGGCGAAAACTTACATCGACCCCCGCCTCAATGACTTGCGTCGACACGACATATAATGGCGGGCCGTCCGAATGTGCGAGTGCCGCACGTACTTTTTCAATGGCGATCGATTTGTGTAACGGTGTCATCAGACCATGTAATAAGAACAGCTGGCGCTCATCGTTCCGTTCGCCGTCGACCCCACCTTCATCCTTGCACGCTACACCCCAATGTTTGTCCTCCTCATCATTTCCGAACGTATGTCCAATACCAACTCCTTCAGTCGCTTCTGATCCTTCCCAACCGAGCGCATCCTTTAACTCGTGATACACGCGGTAAGCGTCCTCAATCGTATTTAAAATCGCTGCTTGTGACCGTGTCTCCCGATCCAATAAAAACTGCGTGAGTGACACTTCATCTTTTGCCTCTTCGCGTATTAATTCATAACGGTCGTTTTCTGCCGTTGCTTCGATGGTAAGTGCCGCTGGTCGCCGTGATAAACCGTAATGAAACGGTGGCATCGTCGCCGACAAAAAGATCACTTTCAAATTGACAAGTGACGCGAGCGCCTCTAAACCGCACAGAAATAAATTCCACACTTCCGGATTAAAGATTTGCGGCTCGTCGATAATGATGACACTATCGCGCAAAAAGGCGCGGCGTAGGGCATCCTGGGAGCGCCGCGGGAACAGCGCCTTACTGAACTGCTGAAAACTCGTGCAGACGATCGCATGTGCCCACGACTCCATCGCCAATTGACTACTCGCTGCCCGTTGCTCGTCATCGTCGTCTAACACTGCAAGCGAATGGTGCTCTAACGCTTTTTCCCGTAAAACCTCTTCGATCACGTGGCTCGTCTGTTCAAGAATCGATAAGTAAGGGGCTACGTATACGATCTTGCGATAGCCC is a window from the Numidum massiliense genome containing:
- a CDS encoding CRISPR-associated endonuclease Cas3'', which gives rise to MSRIVPFSQCIARPGSLLVDHLVRVRKAMARYFPEREEPLHQLVGLAGLCHDLAKSHAEWQAYIVSDSIKKGPTHAACGAFFFSYFGYHLLQETDRWDDDCVCWLWLTRDIADHHSQLHNLTDDRWLKRYDWDMYDLPGIETFIHEQYDTLCDVPCTEESFEVWIDEAEDAIEEALDALDLGYDEWEALQLMEELQKWRDLTTSLIAGDRFDVRTVDTVWLAPKQHRQHQRYLEQFCRENGNHPLATVRVKAQADIMAQLAQRADARFYTLEMPTGYGKTVTALKMGAWFGEQQGYRKIVYVAPYLSILEQTSHVIEEVLREKALEHHSLAVLDDDDEQRAASSQLAMESWAHAIVCTSFQQFSKALFPRRSQDALRRAFLRDSVIIIDEPQIFNPEVWNLFLCGLEALASLVNLKVIFLSATMPPFHYGLSRRPAALTIEATAENDRYELIREEAKDEVSLTQFLLDRETRSQAAILNTIEDAYRVYHELKDALGWEGSEATEGVGIGHTFGNDEEDKHWGVACKDEGGVDGERNDERQLFLLHGLMTPLHKSIAIEKVRAALAHSDGPPLYVVSTQVIEAGVDVSFRHVARALPILPSIVQAAGRVNRHAEGGKKGTITVFPFLRHGKTNTRTFIYAKALRQITDELIEAKPRWSESELTQLVQQYYEEMFRQNTYETVLAHIRSAYEGRWEELADFQPFGPDYLKLPLFVPWDPTDTERQWLPNKFVALQQKFDVFSGHEVYDRFADQSYMAKLSFDERKQFMILFGYYVLNVPVKKALQVASREDFLQQRVPCLYGNDAYDAQVGLKAPFEEYDNFI